The Juglans regia cultivar Chandler chromosome 1, Walnut 2.0, whole genome shotgun sequence nucleotide sequence GTTGTCCTCCACCCGTAGGTTACTCTCCCAGATTTTTTCCTGGCAGACCAGCTAACTAGCCAGGTTAGACATCATATATCAACATACAGACACtatatcattcttttttaagTAACTTTGTATCACAGCTGGTTTACATCAAGATCGACATATTAAACTTTTCTTAGCCATGAAAGCCCCAGGAATGTCTATTTCCCATTCTACCAAGGCACCTAAGGAGCAAGTAGATTTGCTagtaacttttttctttttttgtcctATATTTCAGGTGCCAGCTATCAGAAGTTTGCAGTTCTATGTTTGCTATTATGGTTGGGGTTACTTcagaaaaaactcaaaaaatgggTGTCGTGGAAGTGATGTTTATCAAGCTTTCTATTTCATTGTAGCTATCATTCCATACTGGAGCCGTTTAATTCAGGTATTCGACAGTGATACTTATATGACAGTGCTATTTTTGGTTTCCTCGATGATGTGTACTTAAATATGCATTTTCAACCCATATTGGAAAACTGTTCTGCTCACAACAGTCTAATGTTTTAGTGCCTTCGACGCTTGGTAGAGGAGAAAGATGTGATGCATGGGCTCAACGGACTGAAGTATTTCTCAATTGTTGTAGCACTTGTCATGAAGACGGGTAATGAGTTAAAAATGGGGATGATGACTTGGAAGATCATGGCTATCGTCAGTTCAGCTGTTGCGACAATTTTTGCTACATATTGGGACATTGTCATTGATTGGGGTCTTTTGCGAAGGAATTCCATAAACCCATGGCTGAGAGATAAACTTCTTGTGCCAAACAGAAGTGTTTATGTTGTAGCTATGGTAAGAAagaatatacatacatacacacacacatatatatatatatatatgccaaacTACTCTTGTtcctttgtctttttctttgatttccttttccttttcctttgttCTCTAAAATCCAGCATAATAATTATGGGAAATGTCAACTGAACTGCAGGTATTGAATGTTTTTCTACGACTTGCTTGGATGCAGTCAGTATTAGGACTAACGGAAACACCCGTCCTGCATAGGCAAGCGTTGATTGCAATAGTTGCTTGTTTGGAGATAATTCGTCGTGGCATTTGGAATTTCTTCCGGTAATGCTAATATTACTCACTTCATCTTGTATTCAATCCACTTTAACTAGTTTTAGCTCACGCAACAAGTAATTAGAGCATAAAGGAAGCTATTCTGCAATTTAGATAGGACCCAAGATCAAATTCTTTTGTTATATCGTATTCTTTTGGAGAAGATACCCAAAAAATTCAGGACTCCATGGCACTTCCAGGCTTCAAAACCTCATGCGCTGATAATGATTTGATGTTGAACTAATATCAGGTTGGAGAATGAGCACTTAAACAATGTTGGCAAGTATCGAGCATTCAAATCGGTACCCCTACCTTTTAACTATGACAACGGTGAAGACAGGGACGATTAGACTCGTACAGCACAGAAGAATGAGGGTTTTCGTTATCCATATACAAAAAGATATTCCTTTTCGTTTGGTTTGCCttattgttctttattttaatttatgaatgaaattgaaatatttgtttgtgtgagagagagagaaagagagagactgtagggctgagcaaaaattgAGGCAGGGCGCCAAATAATGACTCCTCTACCTTTGTCTCTAAAAGGCACTTTTACTGGTGGGTTGATGAGTAAAGAATGATATATGTCTATGCTGGTTTCTATAAGGAGTTCTTGTGCGGCCATTATTTGATGCATTGCTATCTATTACATGGTTTACCATCATTTTCGACTTCAGAGCCATCCGAGATTTGCTCTGCGAACTACTTGTGTGGTAAAACGTTTCTAACACAGTacaaaatcaaagaagaaaacagaAGGTTTGCGTGAGACCTGTTCGGCTTTCCTCTGCAATCGAGGGTGTTCTACGGACAAGGAGGACTTAACAAAGGCATTAAAGAccaagataaaaaagaaatattttttgagcaTTAGAGAACTCACACCAAGTGCACCACCATGCCCAAcatcacaaaaagaaaactataaCCAAGGAATAACCTTTGGAAATTAGGTTACTGGAAAGAAAAGGTACTAAATTGCCAGAGAATCAATAAAGAGAGTTTGATAATTAGAGCGGCTGAGGAAGCTAACCTACAATAGCTTTGTGCTTGTCACCTCAACATCACTTTTTGTGCTTGAACTGTGGAGTGCTGCCTCCAGCAGATCCTAAGCAGCATTATTAGCCTGAAAGTAGTAACTGCTTTTTCAATCAAAACAGTTGAAAGACCAATTAATCATCCACCAGACTATTGATCAGTGTTGTTCTGAAAATTCATATACAGAAACCAAATATGCTAAttgaaatatttgatttaataaCACAAGTCTACTCCGAGCATTTGAATCGCAGTTGATTAGGTTGTTGAACTGGTGGTATGCAGCCATGGAGACCTATTTTTCAGTTCCAGACAGTATCAAGACAATCGAAGAAGCGCACTGCAGCAACCTTAGAGATGGACTTGTCACATAGAATGTGAATCCTCATGATCCCCCTCTTTCCCGCTATGAAAAGAAGCTGAAGAGTTTGAAGCAGAGTTTTCAGCAGTCACTGCACCGGCACCCTCATCTTCCAGGTTTCTAAAAAGGGATGAGAACGACAATGGATTGCAGGTGGAGCTCGCTTTTTGAAGGCCTTGTATGGCTTTCATTGCAGCAAGAGTGCCACGGTAAAGATCCACAGTTTCCTCTGCAAGAGTTGATGATGTCTTGGATGAGATATTTGCTGAATTACGTGGTTGTGGGTTTGACTGGTCTTTGGTACAAGGATTAGATTCAATAACTTCTGCTACCAATGGAAAAAGCAGCTCAAGATTTGCCTCACACTCGCGGACTAATCTTGTGAGAGGTTCTGTTGTAAAAAAAGGTTGACGAAGTGCAAGTTGTGTAAAAGGTAGACGCAACAGTCCCCCAGTTCGTTTGTCATACTTCTTCAAGATCTTAACCAGCCCTGATGAAGCAAGAAGAATGCAAATGGTGATGACCTATACTTCACCAACACATATGGGTATTtaggaaacaaaacaaaagagttgACAATGTCAATGCTGTAGCTGTGAAATTTACAAAGCTTGTATATTTTTTCAGTAGTATCTTGTACCCATGAACTGTGACAAAATTTTTACCAATCCCTGCTAtatcgctttttttttttttaatccctgCTATATctagaagagaaaataaatgaagcaaATGCCATACCTGCAAAATTTAAAGagctataattttttagaagCACCATTTCCCCATGAATGGTGACAAAGTCCTTCCGAATCTCCATCATTTCTTCACTGAATTCATTCTCTGATGTGAAAACTCCACCTTTGCTGCTCTTCTCCTTAACTTGCTCTATTCTTTCCTTCAGCTCCTGTTAAAATCGAAATAAGCATCAATGAGGAGCAAGGCAACATATTTGGGTGGTGCCTTGCCATTCTAGATatgatatagtaatattattataaatacccAGAGGATTCTCTGATTCTCCACTGACTAGCAATTGGCATCCATCAATAGTCAGACAGGAAAGATGCATCACATGGCTTTACAAATATACTCCCCAACAGGAAGGAAGGAGGGAGAACAACAAAACAAGCTTTACAACTCATTAATGGGAGATGTATTTTCTCCTCTTATTATGGATCTCTAAGTTACCTAATTAACTACATTGCAGACGTAAATCTATTGTACAGCCTGAGACTACACTCATGGTACTAACACTTCATTGCTACAGTAGAAATTCAACTTATTGAACGGAGGACTTGCAAAAGGTTGGAGGGAAGTAAAAGGCAGTACCATTGGCATATGGCCATCACACCAACCATAGCCAATTCTACACCTTGGACATTGATGAACAATAGCATTATGTATAAGACATACTCTATACATGCAGTGATCACTACGATGAATCGTACATGTCATTTGGAGTAGGGTAAAAACGGTGCATGAGAGGAGCCACAACCAAGAGTCTCTCCAAACTCAAGGACATAATATATGGACTCGTGTTGAAGATCTTATCGGGCCTCAATTATTCACATCAAGAAAAGTCCAACTACGCCAAGTTTTAATGTTCCCAAGGAAGATGATTGTGTCATTGTATGATTCTTGTTTTTCATTGGATCTGGAAGAGATGGATTGTTGAGATATCGACAACATTACCATAGCGACACTGAAAATCATATGTTCTTCATAGCTTGTTATTGAACCTTTATTCTTGAAAATCTGCAAGGCATCTACTGGTCTCCAATACCATCAATAACCAAAAAGGGATTTCCTCATATGGTCCACATGTAATCCAACATTTCATATTCGATACCCATCTCCTATAAATCAATAATACCAGATTGGATGGATGATCCACTGGACTAGCATGATTTGGTAAATAGGTTGTAATCTGATCGCAAAGGCTAAATTACACCAAAACCTTCCAAACTAAAGATCACTTTTGCTATATAAATCTTTTTGCCAGGCAGTTGCATTGACTTTCACTTTGATGGCTTGATTTAGTCAATCAACAGTCGTAAATCTACATTATGAAGCAACGGGAGAAAAGAATCCAACAAGGCTGACCCCACAGAATGCTCTTTAAGATGGCTTAATTTGGCATTAATAGATATTAATACACACATAGACACACACGCTGCCCCGTATAAGCGAAGACAATCGTTCCCATGAAGAATAAAGCTTTTGAAGCCTGAACGCCTAAGTGATAGTTGAACCAAACTGAGCTCAACAGAGCCTTATGTACAGTTGACCTGCCGAAATCCTTCTTCACCATTACTGACGAGCATATTTTCTGTCATCAAAGGGAACCATGTCCCCACTAACATAACCCATATTTTCATTGACCATTATTTCCGTTATAGCACTCTCAACATGAATCACAAAGCTCCACATTAGTCACTAATTCTCGCTATACATGGAAAAACCAATTAAGAGGACCATCTTGCCATCTTTACTTCCACTTATGCTGCTTCTATTAGTCACTCGTGCAAAGTAAGACATATTATATTCTAAGTGctcaacaatctataatatcAAATATGGCTTCCTTTACAGCCTGTcttatgtaaatctcatattcatTTGGTACGTTTTCAAAAAATGGCGCAACAGGCATATATACATACTAATCGCAaagaagtaaattttattatttaaaactatgtTTGAATAAATCCAAACATTAATCTGTTAGCCTCGTAAAACTTGCAAATCCCAGTTACTCAACAATATGAAAAGGCATGTATACATACACGTACCTTTGTATATTGGTATTGTGTGTGTCTATGGTACATAGtcatgaaattgaaaaaaaaaaaaaacagaaaacgaGCCAAAACCAAGAACCTGAAAGCGTATGACGAACTCTTCCTCTTTATCAACGTAGAAATCGTTGAACTTGTCGAGCT carries:
- the LOC109011871 gene encoding SPX domain-containing protein 4-like; translation: MKFGKEFTTHMEETLPEWRDKFLCYKPLKKLLKQHFPNPTTPDSNLHQNHHNNTTSTHGLENQPTLVDLHEWFIRILNEELDKFNDFYVDKEEEFVIRFQELKERIEQVKEKSSKGGVFTSENEFSEEMMEIRKDFVTIHGEMVLLKNYSSLNFAGLVKILKKYDKRTGGLLRLPFTQLALRQPFFTTEPLTRLVRECEANLELLFPLVAEVIESNPCTKDQSNPQPRNSANISSKTSSTLAEETVDLYRGTLAAMKAIQGLQKASSTCNPLSFSSLFRNLEDEGAGAVTAENSASNSSASFHSGKEGDHEDSHSM